A genome region from Pseudomonas anguilliseptica includes the following:
- a CDS encoding IS30 family transposase, protein MSYSELSVEERATIQIGHAQGFSLRKIAHLINRSPSTISRELRRNREVCGRYSARAAQQQMRARRQVCRPKRKLLPGSERFELVTHMLRERLSPEQIAGKLRSMNIPSLRDAYVCRETIYTAIYALPVGELRKELIICLRQSKTTRRPRSGGVDRRGQLPELVSIHVRPPEIEDRLMPGHWEGDLIKGKANASSVGTLVERTSGYLMLIKMNDATATSAMEGFSAALNRMPLAMRKSMTYDQGREMARHAEITQRTGIAIYFCDPHSPWQRGSNENINGLIRQYLPKGTDLSGHSQEQLDAIALQLNMRPRKRFDFKCPIEVMSEVMQEAMAMRHDAPASIQ, encoded by the coding sequence ATGTCTTATTCCGAACTCAGCGTTGAAGAGCGCGCCACTATTCAAATCGGTCATGCCCAAGGCTTTAGCCTGCGCAAGATTGCCCACCTGATCAACCGATCCCCCTCGACTATCAGTCGCGAGTTGCGCCGTAATCGAGAGGTCTGCGGTCGTTACTCGGCCCGTGCGGCGCAGCAGCAGATGAGAGCCCGGCGCCAAGTCTGCCGGCCCAAGCGAAAGCTGCTGCCCGGTAGTGAACGCTTCGAGTTGGTGACCCATATGCTGCGTGAGCGTTTGTCTCCCGAGCAGATTGCCGGCAAGCTGCGCAGCATGAACATACCCAGCCTCAGAGATGCCTACGTCTGTCGCGAGACGATCTATACCGCGATCTATGCCTTGCCGGTCGGCGAGCTGCGTAAGGAGCTGATTATCTGCCTGCGCCAAAGCAAGACGACGCGCAGGCCGCGCTCTGGCGGCGTGGATCGACGTGGCCAGCTCCCGGAGCTGGTCAGTATTCACGTGCGCCCGCCGGAGATTGAAGACCGCCTGATGCCGGGCCACTGGGAGGGCGACCTTATCAAGGGCAAGGCCAACGCCTCGTCGGTCGGCACCTTGGTAGAACGCACCAGTGGCTACCTGATGCTGATCAAGATGAACGATGCGACGGCGACCTCGGCGATGGAAGGTTTCAGCGCCGCACTCAATCGTATGCCGCTGGCGATGCGTAAGAGCATGACCTACGACCAGGGCCGGGAGATGGCGCGGCACGCCGAGATCACCCAGAGAACCGGCATAGCGATCTACTTCTGCGACCCACACAGCCCCTGGCAGCGCGGCAGCAACGAAAACATCAACGGCCTCATTCGCCAGTACCTGCCCAAGGGCACAGACTTGTCGGGACACAGCCAAGAACAGTTGGATGCCATTGCACTGCAACTGAATATGCGGCCGCGTAAGCGCTTCGACTTCAAGTGCCCGATCGAAGTCATGAGCGAAGTAATGCAAGAAGCCATGGCTATGCGGCATGATGCGCCAGCGTCAATTCAATAA
- a CDS encoding response regulator: protein MSDFLDNWLTEDVTEATDKTQKAWNILVVDDEPDIVNVTKLTLSSFSYKNKTLNVQHAYSAAAAAEIISNTTGLALILLDVVMETDDAGLKLVKWIREDLGNRMVRIVLRTGQPGYAPQKNVIIDYDINDYKLKTDLTAEMLFTVVISSLRAYESLWSLEENRIGLMKILESTSSLYRIASLKQFASGILEQISLLLKSPPESILVTAMGLNPEAPERLTIVAATGAYETLEVNDHGLVNQLELTQNIAMAHQKQKSVFQHPFDVLCIPAHNGHMFFIHFAPRYEIDATEQALLEIFCGRMSAAYDNFHLFGQIKKSQEASVVAMAGLAEHKDDDTGKHVLRVRDLTEAIAVELVNQGFFTNELTPGFLSKVGWASILHDIGKIGIPDCILQKRGKLDSDERTVMETHAQLGEEILFHASKLIQGRNYFSIAAEISGGHHEHFDGNGYPRGLAGEKIPVGARIVAVIDVFDALLSDRPYKTAWPLNQAIDYILARSNTQFDPRVVQALTTLLTDRRLPQDLCDYYGLIKQ from the coding sequence ATGAGTGACTTTCTAGATAACTGGCTGACAGAGGACGTCACTGAAGCAACCGACAAGACCCAAAAGGCCTGGAACATATTGGTGGTTGATGATGAACCCGACATTGTCAATGTCACCAAGTTAACGCTCAGCAGCTTCAGCTATAAAAACAAAACACTTAACGTACAACATGCTTATTCGGCCGCCGCAGCAGCTGAAATTATAAGCAACACAACCGGCCTCGCCCTTATATTGCTCGACGTGGTGATGGAGACCGATGACGCCGGCCTTAAACTCGTCAAATGGATCAGAGAAGATCTAGGCAACCGCATGGTTCGCATCGTGCTGCGTACGGGTCAACCTGGGTATGCGCCCCAGAAAAACGTCATTATCGATTACGACATTAACGACTATAAGTTAAAAACCGACTTAACCGCAGAGATGCTGTTTACAGTCGTCATTTCCTCCCTGCGCGCCTATGAAAGTCTTTGGTCGCTTGAGGAAAATCGTATTGGCCTGATGAAAATATTGGAGAGCACGTCAAGCTTATATCGTATCGCCTCCCTTAAACAATTCGCTTCCGGGATACTGGAACAAATAAGCCTACTCCTAAAGTCGCCCCCCGAAAGCATTTTGGTAACGGCCATGGGCCTAAATCCAGAAGCCCCAGAACGGCTAACTATCGTCGCCGCCACAGGCGCGTATGAAACGCTTGAAGTAAATGACCACGGCCTTGTTAACCAGCTTGAGTTAACCCAGAACATTGCAATGGCTCATCAGAAACAAAAATCTGTTTTCCAGCACCCTTTTGACGTTTTGTGTATACCTGCGCACAACGGGCATATGTTCTTTATACACTTCGCACCCAGGTATGAAATAGATGCCACAGAGCAGGCACTGCTTGAAATATTTTGCGGGCGTATGTCGGCCGCTTACGATAACTTCCACTTATTTGGCCAAATTAAAAAGTCCCAAGAGGCGAGCGTTGTCGCCATGGCAGGACTGGCCGAACATAAAGACGACGACACCGGCAAGCATGTTCTGCGCGTGCGTGACTTAACCGAGGCGATTGCAGTAGAACTTGTGAACCAAGGCTTCTTTACAAATGAATTAACACCCGGATTCTTATCTAAAGTTGGCTGGGCAAGCATACTCCACGACATAGGCAAAATAGGGATTCCAGACTGCATTCTGCAAAAAAGAGGCAAACTTGACAGTGACGAACGCACCGTGATGGAAACTCATGCACAACTGGGTGAAGAAATATTATTTCACGCATCAAAACTCATACAGGGCCGCAATTACTTCTCTATCGCCGCCGAGATTTCCGGCGGTCACCATGAGCATTTTGATGGCAACGGCTATCCAAGAGGCCTGGCAGGAGAGAAAATACCCGTCGGCGCACGTATTGTCGCTGTCATTGATGTGTTTGACGCACTACTCAGTGATCGCCCATACAAAACTGCCTGGCCACTGAACCAAGCAATAGATTATATACTGGCCCGCAGCAACACCCAGTTTGACCCGCGCGTTGTACAAGCTCTCACGACCCTGCTCACAGATAGGCGCCTCCCCCAAGACCTGTGCGATTACTACGGCCTTATCAAACAGTAG